In Sedimentibacter sp. MB31-C6, one genomic interval encodes:
- a CDS encoding C-GCAxxG-C-C family protein, protein MKKIVDKINKKELEYSEEERPLYHLNCAEILLMAANEKYNLGIEQNTIKAICPFGGGIQSEKTCGALLGAVAALGVLYAEELPTTNEKMKEMTKKLVEEFENEFGSLNCDYIKEHHRSEAEKCNPVKLRAAEVFDKVINED, encoded by the coding sequence ATGAAGAAAATTGTAGATAAAATAAATAAAAAAGAACTTGAATATAGTGAAGAAGAAAGACCACTATATCATTTAAATTGTGCAGAAATATTATTAATGGCTGCAAATGAAAAGTACAACCTTGGTATAGAGCAAAATACTATTAAGGCTATATGTCCTTTTGGAGGTGGTATTCAATCTGAAAAAACTTGTGGAGCTCTACTTGGAGCTGTTGCTGCTTTAGGTGTGTTATATGCAGAAGAATTACCAACAACAAATGAAAAAATGAAAGAAATGACTAAGAAATTAGTAGAAGAATTTGAAAATGAATTTGGATCGTTGAATTGCGATTACATCAAGGAACATCATAGAAGTGAAGCTGAAAAATGTAATCCTGTAAAATTAAGAGCTGCAGAGGTTTTTGATAAAGTTATAAATGAAGATTAA